A window of Cohnella herbarum contains these coding sequences:
- a CDS encoding DUF4832 domain-containing protein, whose amino-acid sequence MDFERAQNDVTVYPIEDADRFLRNPAMGWVVYIDAFEKPFPDADEYWKRQDPNIGMASILYIRVPWSQLELEEGRYAWQADDNYRKLISMALERGLKLAFRVYVDSKDAYRQATPQFVFDAGADGYANETKNGVSFRTPYVLDAVFQAKFAKFVEAFASEYDKSDIVDFIDAQGLGWWGEMHNLGYLIGARKKRAFQWIVRLYSDHFRHVLLGGQYGKGSFGFALQEWAIRELGYVIRRDSFGSPIWFKPGDKRKIAALWPSVPVFAENCYHTFAGRPEWYEGDGFPTLRDMMARVVQDAMEMRANTLDLRNPEDAELWVSAAPDLVRDFALRCGYRFVMTELTYPVEMEAGRAYAIRHRWKNVGVGKLPNENRNWRSKYRLSFALLSDRDSGVPVCRTLADAEPGEWLLGSEYAYESRFACGDIPAGGYDLAVALVNTERGDEPEIALAMEGELPDRRWYKIGRVNVVNEKGGEANG is encoded by the coding sequence GTGGACTTCGAGAGAGCTCAGAATGACGTAACCGTATATCCGATCGAAGACGCCGACCGCTTCCTGCGCAATCCGGCTATGGGCTGGGTGGTCTACATTGACGCATTCGAGAAGCCGTTTCCCGATGCGGACGAGTATTGGAAGCGGCAGGATCCGAACATCGGGATGGCTAGCATTTTGTACATTCGGGTGCCCTGGTCCCAGTTGGAGCTGGAGGAAGGCCGTTATGCTTGGCAAGCGGACGATAATTATCGCAAGCTTATCTCCATGGCGCTGGAGCGCGGCTTAAAGCTGGCCTTCCGCGTCTATGTCGACAGCAAGGACGCTTACCGGCAGGCGACGCCGCAGTTCGTATTCGATGCGGGGGCTGACGGTTACGCGAACGAGACGAAGAACGGGGTTTCGTTCCGGACGCCTTATGTGCTGGATGCGGTATTTCAGGCGAAGTTCGCCAAGTTCGTGGAGGCGTTCGCTTCCGAGTACGACAAATCGGATATCGTCGATTTCATCGATGCGCAAGGGCTCGGTTGGTGGGGGGAAATGCACAACCTCGGGTATTTAATCGGAGCGCGAAAGAAGCGGGCGTTTCAGTGGATCGTCCGATTATATAGCGATCATTTCCGTCACGTACTCCTAGGCGGTCAATACGGCAAAGGGAGTTTCGGCTTCGCTTTGCAGGAATGGGCGATCCGGGAGCTTGGCTACGTCATCCGCCGCGACAGCTTCGGCAGCCCGATCTGGTTCAAGCCGGGGGACAAACGGAAGATCGCGGCGTTATGGCCTTCCGTGCCGGTGTTCGCCGAGAATTGCTACCATACGTTCGCGGGCCGTCCGGAATGGTATGAAGGCGACGGATTCCCGACGCTGCGGGACATGATGGCGCGAGTCGTTCAAGACGCTATGGAGATGCGCGCCAACACGCTCGACTTGCGGAATCCGGAGGATGCGGAGCTGTGGGTGTCGGCCGCGCCCGATCTCGTGCGCGACTTCGCCCTGCGTTGCGGCTACCGGTTCGTAATGACGGAGTTGACGTATCCGGTGGAGATGGAAGCGGGTCGGGCGTATGCCATCCGGCATAGGTGGAAGAACGTCGGCGTCGGCAAGCTTCCGAACGAGAATCGGAACTGGCGGAGCAAATACAGGCTTTCGTTCGCGCTGTTGTCTGATCGGGACAGCGGCGTTCCGGTCTGCCGGACGCTTGCGGATGCGGAACCCGGGGAGTGGCTGCTCGGATCGGAGTATGCCTATGAGTCGCGGTTCGCTTGCGGAGATATTCCGGCGGGAGGTTACGATCTGGCCGTGGCTCTAGTAAATACCGAGCGAGGGGACGAACCCGAAATCGCGTTGGCGATGGAAGGGGAGCTACCGGACCGAAGGTGGTATAAAATAGGGAGAGTGAACGTCGTTAACGAAAAGGGCGGGGAAGCGAATGGATAA
- a CDS encoding glycoside hydrolase family 31 protein, with the protein MDKKKLEIDRLEGEYWWGGDIDDGIRMPFGEFDHARDLISEGRGNQAVPLLLSNKGRYVWSEEPIRFVFADGRLSLESETGQFVYREGKGSLRDTFLAASSAHFPASGSIPEELFFTMPQYNLWIELQYEPTQEKTLAYAEAVLANGMPPGVIMIDDNWMEDYGVWKFRADRFPDPKAMTDRLHELGFKAMLWTCPFVSPDNAANFRRLEREGYLLKDESGETAIRRWWNGYSAVLDCTNEAAVAWYEGELRLLMDDYGIDGFKFDAGDPQFYRMSDQSAVTRHPNGHCEAWAKVGLNYPLNEYRACWKNAGQPLVQRLADKNHSWQLDGLASLIPNGLAQGLAGYAFTCPDMIGGGQIGDVENNSDFKLDQELFVRYAQCSALFPMMQFSTAPWRVLDEEHLTCCVEAAKLHESFGRTILDLARHAAETGEPIIRHLAYVFPEGGYERVRDQFMLGDRILVAPVLEKGARVRTVAFPPGTWQGDDGSSVVGPCSRQVEAPLSRLPWYRLT; encoded by the coding sequence ATGGATAAAAAGAAACTTGAAATCGATAGACTGGAAGGGGAGTACTGGTGGGGCGGAGATATCGATGACGGGATTCGGATGCCGTTCGGGGAATTCGACCATGCGCGGGACCTGATAAGCGAAGGAAGAGGCAATCAAGCCGTTCCGTTGCTTCTCTCGAACAAAGGGAGATATGTCTGGTCGGAGGAGCCGATTCGTTTCGTCTTTGCGGATGGGCGGCTTTCTCTCGAGAGCGAAACCGGACAATTCGTATATCGCGAAGGAAAGGGAAGCTTGCGGGATACGTTCCTAGCCGCGTCTTCTGCGCATTTTCCGGCTTCCGGTTCCATTCCCGAGGAACTCTTTTTCACCATGCCGCAATATAACTTGTGGATCGAACTGCAGTACGAACCAACCCAGGAGAAGACGCTTGCTTATGCGGAAGCCGTACTGGCGAACGGAATGCCGCCGGGCGTAATCATGATCGACGATAATTGGATGGAGGATTACGGGGTGTGGAAGTTCCGCGCCGATCGATTCCCCGATCCGAAAGCGATGACGGACAGGCTGCACGAGCTAGGCTTTAAGGCGATGCTGTGGACGTGTCCGTTCGTCAGCCCGGATAACGCGGCGAACTTCCGCCGGCTGGAGCGGGAAGGCTACTTGCTCAAGGATGAGAGCGGCGAAACAGCGATCCGCAGATGGTGGAACGGCTATAGCGCCGTGCTCGACTGCACGAACGAGGCGGCGGTCGCGTGGTATGAAGGCGAACTTAGGCTGTTGATGGACGACTATGGCATCGACGGTTTCAAATTCGACGCCGGCGACCCGCAATTTTATCGCATGTCCGACCAGAGCGCCGTTACGCGACACCCGAACGGGCATTGCGAGGCGTGGGCTAAGGTCGGGCTGAACTATCCGTTGAACGAATATCGGGCGTGTTGGAAGAACGCGGGGCAACCGCTCGTGCAACGGCTTGCCGACAAGAATCATAGCTGGCAGCTGGACGGTCTCGCGTCTCTCATTCCGAACGGGCTGGCGCAAGGGCTCGCGGGGTATGCGTTCACTTGCCCGGACATGATCGGCGGCGGTCAGATCGGGGACGTCGAGAATAATTCGGATTTCAAGCTGGATCAGGAGCTGTTCGTCCGTTACGCCCAATGCTCGGCGTTGTTTCCGATGATGCAGTTTTCGACGGCGCCTTGGCGCGTGCTCGACGAGGAGCATTTGACTTGCTGCGTCGAGGCGGCGAAGCTTCACGAATCGTTCGGCCGGACGATTCTGGACTTGGCGCGGCATGCGGCCGAGACGGGCGAGCCGATTATTCGGCATTTGGCTTATGTTTTCCCGGAAGGCGGGTATGAACGGGTTCGGGACCAATTTATGCTGGGCGATCGCATCCTCGTCGCTCCCGTTCTCGAGAAGGGCGCACGCGTTCGAACCGTGGCGTTCCCGCCGGGCACGTGGCAAGGAGACGATGGCAGCTCCGTCGTCGGCCCATGCTCGCGGCAAGTCGAAGCCCCGCTTTCTCGCTTGCCTTGGTACAGGTTGACTTAG